The Algoriphagus halophilus sequence AATATTATCCTGGGAAACTGGAGTTACTGGAGGCTTCTTTTGAAGTTTTGAAATTGAAGATGAGCTCCAAAGTGGAGGCTATTTTGGAAAACAAATACATTTCATTTCCCCTCAAATTAAAGTCTACTTTAACCGTGGTAGCGAATCATTTGGCTCCCATCAATCCAGAATTGTTTGAAGATGTGCGTGAACATGCCCATGACATCTGGGAAGAAATGAAGGTTTATATCAACGAGTCTGCTTATTTGAGATTTCAGAAATTGATCAAGCAAGGAGTGGAGCAAGGTTTAGTGAATCCTGGGATCAATATCAATCTGGTCGTCATGCTGTATGCCTCGGCGGTCCAGTCCTTATTAGATCCTAAATTTATCGGCCAGTTTCCGGAGTCCATCCAAAAGGGAATGAAGCTATCTCCATCAGAAATCTTCGATCAGGCCATTTCGATTATCTATAATGGGATCCTA is a genomic window containing:
- a CDS encoding TetR/AcrR family transcriptional regulator: MSKKNSQEGKILDAAYKLFLEKGYRHTTMDEISASLGISKKTLYKYYPGKLELLEASFEVLKLKMSSKVEAILENKYISFPLKLKSTLTVVANHLAPINPELFEDVREHAHDIWEEMKVYINESAYLRFQKLIKQGVEQGLVNPGININLVVMLYASAVQSLLDPKFIGQFPESIQKGMKLSPSEIFDQAISIIYNGILTEEARNDFANA